A window of Sphaeramia orbicularis chromosome 8, fSphaOr1.1, whole genome shotgun sequence genomic DNA:
GAGGTTCATATTGCCTACTATGAaggaaataaactgaaaaacagcCGGAACATCATCCTTGACAAGTACAATCCTGAAATCACCATCCGCTTACGGAGATATGCTGGCTTCAGTCCTCCATCCGATGAGAAGTTCTCGGTGCAGACCCTGGACACCAGTCTGCTGGACTACCTGTCCACCGTGCGCTCCCTGGAGGACGCCAACGCCGAGCTGGAGCTGAAGATCAGGCAGTGGGTGGACAGCAGTGGAGACTCCGCCTCCAGAGACTACACCACCTGCTTCCAAACCATCTCCGTCATCAGGTCCAAGGTGAGTCCAGTCCACAGACACAACAGACccacatccacagacacacaaacacacacatatacacagcagCATGTGTTGAAGCTGATTCCAACCATTGGCTGCATTTagtctgtgtctgtgtgatggAGCCACACCTTTAGAACCGAACCAGATTTAGACACATATGTAGGAAGAGATTTGAGGTCGTACAAAAAGTTATGAGTCAAGAAAAGTTTTTCCACTATTTCagtttataataaaaaataaaagtggatGGAGGTCAGAGCCCTGGGGAACACCTAAGGAGGCAGAGGAGTGTTGAGCTGAAACCAGACCCAGTTGAATATAGTGAGAGTGAACAGAAGGATCTGAAGGAACCAGAGGAGGGGCACAAGAGTCCAGGACATAGACCTGCTTGGACTTTCACCTGGAATAAAGACATTATGGAGTTGAATCATTGGAAAGATCAGAGGAGGATGTGGTTGTCTGATTTGTGTGTTTCTCATCTGCAGATCCAGATCGCCATCCAGGTGTACGGATCCATGGGCGATGCCCAGATGGCTGATGAACCCCTCAAGAACAAGTGAGTCCAAACACAGGTTACTGGAGTAGAAGACCACTCCGCTTTCAGATGTTTGTCCTCATGAGTTCAGATTTGTTGAGCTGCTGCAGTTCGGTTCATCCTCACCTGTGGTCGTTGTGTTGCAGGAGTGAGAAGGAGCCGGCGGCGCTGCAGTTGCTGGAGGCTGACATCGCCGAACTGAAGATGATCCTGGACCAGTTGATGCAGACCAGATCCGACATGAAGACGCAGATCCAgggtctggaggaggagctgaagatccTCAAGAAGAACAACCAGGAGGTGAGTGGAAGCCTTCCCATAAAcactctggttttgaccaactctacatgtaaagtgtcatgagataacttttattatgatttggcgctatataaataaaatttgattgatcgaTCAATCAATCGATCGATTGATTGATAAAACGTGGAGCCACAGGACAAACTGACCAAAGCCATGAGATGGAGATCAGGAAACATCCTGAGAGACCAGGTTTAATGACAACAGAAGGTCACAGCTTCCACAGATGAACTTCACCCATGTGGACCAGTTGGACCCAGTCCTAGTGTCTCCTAGACTTTCCAGCTCTAAAACCCTGTGTCCCAGAGCCATGGGTTCACATTCCATAGTGTGACTTGTCTTCCATCCATCCCACAGGTGGACCTCACCAAGGCCATGGCCCAGAACGCACAACTCCACGACACCATCTACTCCAAAAACCAGAAGGACCTGGAGGCCTTCCAAGCCAAGGTACCCACATGACCTCACTTCCTGTGGTGGCAGACGTTATTAGACGTCAACGGGCCCCAATGGATTCAACCTGTGGGTTTGTTGGTTTTGTGCAGACCCAGGTTCTGAAGGACAAGGTGGTGGTCGGCATCCGGACCCTGCAGACATCTGGGTCTGAAGTCACCCAGGTCCAGTCTACTCTGCAGTCTCTGGAGACCCAACTGCAGTCCACCTTGGACACGGTGAGCATCGCAATCCACAGGAAATGACAGGAATCAGGTCAGTAGGTGTGTGTCCACGTCCAGTAGAAGAGGTGAGGCAGCTTCAACCAACAGTCAGTCAATAAAGGTAACATTTAATGGAAACAGTCTGAAGGTCCAAAGGAGCTCCAACCATTAGGAAGTGGAGTTCAAGCTGCAGCGGCCATGATGGGCCCTCACACCTTTGAGCGTCACACCTCcatggtggacttcctgttgggtggAGGGTTGGGCTGGTCTGCAGGACTGACCTGCTCTGTGGACCTGATGACCACAGTAAAGGTCAGATGACTGAGGCTTGATGATTGGTGTGTTTCCTCTACAGGAAGTGTTGGAGGGAACTCTGGCTGAAACCCTGAGCCAGTACGGGGGGCAGCTCAGCGGATACCTGACCCAGGTAACACATGGAACCTGCATGGACCAGATCAGACACAGGACCTACTGAGTCTGTGCAGTAGAGACCAGGAGGCGGGGCATGGGCACCGCCTTCCAGCTGTCACTCATTGTGTGGCGTCCGTCTGTCCAAACAGTCTGTGATACTGGGACACAGTGAGTGTCCACGCCTCCTTTGGttcaatcttcttcttcttcttcttcttgtccaccaggtgaccactCTGGAGGAGCAGCTGGTCCAGCTCAGGTTGGACCTGGATCTTCAGGACTACGAGTACAAGAAGCTGCTGGACACCAACATCCATCTGGAGTCGGAGGTCGCCGAGTACAAAAGGCTTCAGGGCTGAAACAGGTGACCACACCCACACTGGAAacactgatcagtgattggttgaaTGAAGAGCAGCTGGGTGGGTCCGCTGTAATGTCTTCTGATTGGTCCACAGCGTCTGCAGCGCCACAGAGACCCAGGAGGAGGTGGTCTGTGGGTAGGTGGTCTCCTCCACCGCCTCCACGCCCACTACCGGCACCGACGGCCAATCAGCGGCGGCGTCTAAGTCACATGACCTGTGACACAACCAATAACCTGAGAGTCAATAAATGGGTCCATAAATCCACTGTGTGTCTGAGTTTGAGTTGATGTTTGGTGTCGTTCATCACTTTGTCTGCTCTGGTCTCACACTGAATAAAACACAAACCTTAGAGTCCACGGGGTCCGGGTGAGTCCAGGTGGGTCCACGGGGTCCAGGTGGGTCCAAGTGTTACAGGTGGATCGGACTCATCTCACCTTGTATGTGTCCATATTCAACTAGAAAATGAATCTGATGGATGTCCACACTGATCAGATGTTTTTCAGTCGTTGGTTCAGAAAAACTGGAAATGGGAAATTAGACCAAACACGTTATTTTATTGTGAACATACAACAAACTGTGGACACAAACAGTAAATACTGTTGTTCTAACCAGACTGAGTCATGGTCAGGGGAGAATAATCAAGTTCATAGTTGGGGGGGCAGTGAACATACAACCcttaccctgacccctgaccctatcTCACATACTTATTCCTGGGGTACTGTTCTGTCCTTCTTTTCTGTTCTCTCGGACTGTCCTTTGAAACTTACTGTGTTGTTCAGATGTTTTAAATAATGatattaaaagtaataaaacaggGTACAGAATAGGTTCCTCCACGTTCCTATAGGTTCCTACAGGTTTAATTTTagacttttaaagaccttttttagacttagaacagaatttaatgtacAGTTTACAGTCAGACTTGAGAACCAAAGGCCTGTTGTTCACTTTTGAGTCGACCTCTGTCTCTGTGCTAATCCAAACTGAACCATGTTAGCTGTATTTATACTAATCCAAACTGAACCATGTTAGCTGAATTTATACTAATCCAAACTGAACCATGTTAGCTGTATTTATACTAATCCAAACTGAACCATGTTAGCTGAATTTATACTAATCCAAACTGAACCATGTTAGCTGTATTTATGCTAATCCAAACTGAACCATGTTAGCTGGATTTATGCTAATCCAAACTGAACCATGTTAGCTGTTTGTCTGCACCACACAAAAGCACACCAGTTATATCTGAACCAGGGAACAAACATTAAACAGATCTGTGATTCTGTCGTTGGTATATCAGGACGTGTTTAACTCTAGTATCTAGAGTCCATGAAACCTCTGCTTTTAGGCTCAGACTATAATTAAACTTTATTTGGACGTTGATTTTTGACACTTGGACatttcagacacatttaaacacaacaaataaaaaaacacgtTTAGGGAAGAATAACGTAAAGCCGACCTTATCAAATGGAACAACTATGAAAGATTGTTAATGGTACTGAATACAACATGTGTCTGCTCCTACAGCTCTACCTACTGTTCAACTACTGGAACGTGATGTGTTCAGGTCCAGTGGGATTCCTCTGGACTCACAGACATCAATGCCCTGAAGAACCACGTTTTCACTGCACACACTCACTTCCTGTTTCAGGGTCACATGGTTCCTCCTAGCCCCGCCCCTTTATGAGACTGACAGTGGATCCTGAACCTGGTTTAAACCAGGCCTGTCAATcttaaatcagttcagttcaggttccacattcagaccaacaggatcaaaaacaggtccaaacagtcaaataagaacagaataaggATAAATAAGGACAAGTACAGACTTTGAtctgtgtttcagttcagtttgttcagattattcacatttttaaaagatgctttgtaaatataaacatgttaatgtaattttactttttttttacgctTAAACACAGAAAACTTCTTTTGTCGGTAACACCTTCTTTTTAAtgtctttcatttctttttaatgGGTTTTAAGTCTCTTTTATagagtttttaacttctttataatgtgtttttattattattctgtttttaccttttctttttttatggtgAAGCTTCATTTTATCAGGTTCTaaactttttttaaaactttttaaacaTTGTTCATTTAGTTGACTTCTTTTTAGTGGGTTTTAACATTTTCATAGGTGTTTTGACCTTTTATTGGGTTTTGAACTTTAAATTTCTGGTCCGTATGTTTAATATGTTTCCTTTAAAGGTTTAATCTGGTTCACCCTTAAGTAAATCTGGACCTGTTTTCTATGTTTGACATTTCTAAGGACACTGTGACGTTAAACTGACATGAGACACATATTCTTAATCTACGTTCATCCGTCAACAGGATGTTCAGGTCTGTTCTGGCCACGCCCACTGAGCAAACAGGAAGTCAAACTCTTCAGATCTTTGGTTAAAATGCATCATTTCAGTAAATAAATACGTTTGGTTGAAGTTTATCAGGTGAATTCATGCAGTTCAGTGTTGTCCACAGGGGGGCGAGCATCACCAACAGACCAGAGCAGACAAAGTGATGAACGACACCAAACATCAACTCAAACTCAGACACACAGTGGATTTATGGACCCATTTATTGACTCTCAGGTTATTGGTTGTGTCACAGGTCATGTGACTTAGACGCCGTCGGTGCCGGTAGTGGgcgtggaggtggtggaggagacCACCTACCCATAGACCACCTCCTCCTGGGTCTTCGTGGAGCTGCAGACGCTGTGGACCAATCAGAAGACATTACAGCGGACCCACCCAGCTGCTCTTCAttcaaccaatcactgatcagtgtTTCCAGTGTGGGCGTGGTCACCTGTTTCAGCCCTGAAGCCTTTTGTACTCAGCGACCTCCGACTCCAGATGGATGTTGGTGTCCAGCAGCTTCTTGTACTCGTAGTCCTGAAGATCCAGGTCCAACCTGAGCTGGACCAGCTGCTCCTCCAGagtggtcacctggtggacaagaagaagaagaagattgaaCCAAAGGAGGCGTGGACACTCACTGTGTCCCAGTATCACAGACTGTTTGGACAGACGGACGCCACACAATGAGTGACAGCTGGAAGGTGGCACCCATGCCCCGCCTCCTGGTCTCTACTGCACAGACTCAGTAGGTCCTGTGTCTGATCTGGTCCATGCAGGTTCCATGTGTTACCTGGGTCAGGTATCCGCTGAGCTGCCCCCCGTACTGGCTCAGGGTTTCAGCCAGAGTTCCCTCCAACACTTCCTGTGGAGGAAACACACCAATCATCAAGCCTCAGTCATCTGACCTTTACTGTGGTCATCAGGTCCACAGAGCAGGTCAGTCCTGCAGACCAGCCCAACCCTccacccaacaggaagtccaccatgGAGGTGTGACGCTCAAAGGTGTGAGGGTCCATCATGGCCGCTGTAGCTTGAACTCCACTTCCTAATGGTTGGAGCTCCTTTGGACCTTCAGCCTGTTTCCACTAAATGTTGCCTTTATTGACTGACTGTTGGTTGAAGGTGCCTCACTTCTTCTACTGGACGTGGACACACACCTACTGACCTGATTCCTGTCATTTCCTGTGGATTGCGATGCTCACCGTGTCCAACGTGGACTGCAGTTGGGTCTCCAGAGACTGCAGAGTGGACTGGACCTGGGTGACTTCAGACTCGGACGTCTGCAGGATCCGGATGCCGACCACCACCTTGTCCTTCAGAACCTGGGTCTGCACAAAACCAATAAACACACGGGTGGAATCCATCGGTGCCCGTTGACGTCTAATAACGTCTGCTGCCACTGGAAGTGAGGTCATGTGGATACCTTGGCCTGGAAGGCCTCCAGGTCCTTCTGGTTTTTGGAGTAGATGGTGTCGTGGAGTTGTGCGTTCTGGGCCATGGCCTTGGTGAAGTCCACCTGTGGGATGGATGGAAGACAAGTCACACTATGGAATGTGAACCCATGGCTCTGGGACACAGGGTTTTAGAGCTGGAAAGTCTAGGAGACACTAGGACTGGGTCCAACTGGTCCACATGGGTGAAGTTCATCTGTGGAAGTTGTGACCTTCTATTGTCATTAAACCTGGTCTCTCAGGATGTTTCCTGATCTCCATCTCATGGCTTTGGTCAGTTTGTCCTGTGGGTCCAGGTTTTGTGGGACGGCATCCACTCACCTCCTGGTTGTTCTTCTTGAggatcttcagctcctcctccagacccTGGATCTGCAGCTTCACATCAGATCTGGTCTGCATCAGCTGGTCCAGGATCTTCTTCAGTTCGGCGATGTCGGCCTCCAGCGACTGCAGCACCGCTGGCTCCTTCTCACTCCTGCAACAAGACGACCACAGGTGAGGATGAACTGAACTGCAGCAGCTCAACAAATCTGAACTCAAGAGGACAAACATCTGAAAGCGGAGTGGTCTTCTACTCCAGTAACCTGTGTTTGGACTCACTTGTTCTTGAGGGGTTCATCAGCCGTCTGGGCGTTGCCCATGGATCCATACACCTTGATGGCGGTCTCGATCTGCAGATGACAAACACAAATCAGATAACCACATCCTCCTCTGATCTTTCCAATGATTCAACTCCATAATGTCTTTATTCCAGGTGAAAGTCCATGCAGGTCTATGACCTACTGGTCCTGGACTCTAGTGCCCCTTCTCTGGTTCCTTCAGATCCTTCTGTTCACTCTCACTATATTCAACTGggtctgttttcagatctacattCCTCTGTCTCCTCAGGTGTTCCCCAGGGCTCTGACCTCCatccacttttattttttattttaaaattaaaatagtgGAAAAACTTTTCTTGACTCATAACTTTTTGTACGACCTCAAATCTCCTTCTAAATATTTGTGTCTAAATCTGGTTCGGTTCTAAAGGTGTGGCTccatcacacagacacagactAAATGCAGCCAATGGTTGGAATCAGCTTCAACACAGGctgctgtgtatatgtgtgggtttgtgtgtctgtggatgtggGTCTGTTGTGTCTGTGGACTGGACTCACCTTGGACCTGATGATGGAAATGGTTTGGAAGCAGGTGGTGTAGTCTCTGGAGGCGGAGTCTCCACTGCTGTCCACCCACTGCCTGATCTTCAGCTCCAGTTCGGCGTTGGCGTCCTCCAGGGAGCGCACAGTGGACAGGTAGTCCAGCAGACAGGTGTCCAGGGTCTGCACTGAGAACTTCTCCACGTTGGTGGGAGGACGGATGGCGGCGAATCTACAGCTGCGAACGGCCCTACAGATGTTTCCGTGGTGATTGCCACTGATTTGGATGTTGGATGAATGATTCCCCATGATGAGGTTTTTCTTCTACAGAGACTCAGAGAAGACAAAGACCAGCTGGTGACTGCTGCTTTTAAACCCcagggtctgggggggggggggggcacatggatcAGGTGGAAACTTACCAGAAACGTCACCCTTCACTGGAACCCATGTCTGGACCTCAGCCTTTGTAAACTGTGACTCATAAGGAAACATTCCTGTATTTGCTTCAGTAAATAAAACTCTCTGGTTCCACAGAACTTGGTCTGGGTTTGATAAACCTGCCGGGTCAACGGGTTGGGTCGATAAACATCGGTTATCTGGAAGCAACAAGCGTGGATGAGTACCGTGGAATGGACCTCTGATCATACAACCGAAAACgccttatttgttttttttccaccagaTCTTTACTTGGACATTTTCTCCTAcatcatcagaaccagaaccaaacaaaaattaaaagacGTAGAAAATATATACTCatgaattacattatgaaaacagtCAGAGGTTAATTAATGAACAATGAAAATAGATGAGTATAAAATCTACATCATAGTTCATGAAGTCCTGAATAAATGATGTAATATTTTCCCTTTAATGGTCTGAGCTTCTGTGCTTGTAGAAGGTAAATCTAAGACACAGCAGCAGTTCACACACTAGTCCATTTATGTACCGTCCAATATTTGTGGTTCTATAGCTGAACACATGTCTATATTAATGTTTACACCTGCACTGCTCACCTGTAACCACCAAAGCCCCAC
This region includes:
- the LOC115424174 gene encoding keratin, type I cytoskeletal 13-like, whose amino-acid sequence is MEISHIEDGTLEPKGKWFSEERPEDGPQCPAHYPLVFSRRTWVIRSSVSLQWKLNIIMGSYQSSEVHIAYYEGNKLKNSRNIILDKYNPEITIRLRRYAGFSPPSDEKFSVQTLDTSLLDYLSTVRSLEDANAELELKIRQWVDSSGDSASRDYTTCFQTISVIRSKIQIAIQVYGSMGDAQMADEPLKNKSEKEPAALQLLEADIAELKMILDQLMQTRSDMKTQIQGLEEELKILKKNNQEVDLTKAMAQNAQLHDTIYSKNQKDLEAFQAKTQVLKDKVVVGIRTLQTSGSEVTQVQSTLQSLETQLQSTLDTEVLEGTLAETLSQYGGQLSGYLTQVTTLEEQLVQLRLDLDLQDYEYKKLLDTNIHLESEVAEYKRLQG
- the LOC115424175 gene encoding keratin, type I cytoskeletal 13-like, with translation MGNHSSNIQISGNHHGNICRAVRSCRFAAIRPPTNVEKFSVQTLDTCLLDYLSTVRSLEDANAELELKIRQWVDSSGDSASRDYTTCFQTISIIRSKIETAIKVYGSMGNAQTADEPLKNKSEKEPAVLQSLEADIAELKKILDQLMQTRSDVKLQIQGLEEELKILKKNNQEVDFTKAMAQNAQLHDTIYSKNQKDLEAFQAKTQVLKDKVVVGIRILQTSESEVTQVQSTLQSLETQLQSTLDTEVLEGTLAETLSQYGGQLSGYLTQVTTLEEQLVQLRLDLDLQDYEYKKLLDTNIHLESEVAEYKRLQG